The Thermincola ferriacetica genomic sequence GAAAAGCGATCAAAATTACGTCCATTGAGGAGGTAGGATATGCCGACGCTGCTGGCTTTGTTGCCCAGACAGGTGCCTCCATCCAGACAACCGGCCCTGGTAAAGTTCTTGGTATCAGCCCGGAATACTGGAAGCGATTCCCTGCACAAATCCGGCATCTCCTGGGGAAAAATACCGGAGTATTGGCCGCCCAGCAAACTGCAGCCAATTTACATGTAACTATAGGGGATAAAGTGTCTGTTGAACGGGTAGGGCTGGCTCCGGTTGAGCTTACTATTGATGGTATTATTGACCTGCCAAATGCAGACTCTCTTTTTCAGGCCATCGGCATGCCGGCAGGCGTAGCCCCGCAGGCGCCGCCTGACAATGTATTATTGGTTCCTGACCAGCTATGGCACAAGCTATTTGATCCCCAGATGCAGATCCGACCGGACTCAGTCCGCAGTCAATTACATGTTAAAATTGCACATGACCATTTACCAGGGGACCCCACAAGCGCTTACTTGTCGGCTCAGAGGCTGGCTAACAACGTTGAAGCGCGAATCGCAGGCAACGGTATTATTGGTGACAACTTAGCATCCCGTTTGGACGGGGTGCGCGAAGACGCCTTGTACGCGAGAGTTTTGTTCTTGTTCCTGGGATTACCGGGTACCATTTTAGCTGTTATTCTGACTCTTGCTGTTACGGCTTCCGGCAAACACCGCCGACGTAGAGAGCAAGCACTTTTGCGGACCAGAGGGGCATCAAGAATGCAAATTTTTGCCCTTGCCGGAGTTGAAGCGATTTTGGTTGCCTTGGTGGGAACATTATTAGGGTTCATTCTGACATATGTTAACGCCAAATACATTGCCGCCTTCGATTTGCGAATGGATTCATCAATGCTTATCTGGATTTTGTTAGCGACCTTGGCCGGTATTTTGCTTACTGTCCTGGCTGTACTTTATCCGGCCTGGAACGAAATAAGTTGTTCAACCGTGGCCGCTGCACGGGCTGTTATAGGTAAAAAACGAAAACCTTTATGGCAGCGTACGTTTGTTGATGTCATCTTACTGATTCTGGCTATGGCGACATTCTGGAGAACTACAAGTTCCAGTTATCAACTTGTTTTGGCTCCGGAAGGGGTAGCCCAGACCAGCGTAGATTACCAGGCTTTCATTGCACCTTTATGCTTGTGGATAGGTGGTGCATTGCTATTCATTCGTCTTTGGTCTTTCGGAATCGAACGTGGAAAAAAAGCTTTGGCCAAAACTATCCGGCCTATTGCCCATGGGCTTTCTACTGTAGTGGCCTCATCACTTAGCAAGCAAAGATTCTTGATAACAAACGGCATAGTGATTGTTGCGCTGGCCTTTTCTTTTGCCGTTTCTACAGCAATTTTCAATACAACTTATAACGCTCAGTCACATGTTGATGCGGAACTTACCAATGGGGCTGATATAACAGTTACAGGATCTACTTCCGAACCTCCAAGCAGCAAATTGTCAAACCTGAAACTAATTCCTAGTATCATTGCAATCCAACCAATGCAGCATCGATTTGCATATGTGGGTAACGATCTCCAGGATATATTTGGTATTGATCCACTTCACATCAGCGATGCCACCAACATTTCTGACGCTTATTTTAAGGGAGGTAATGCTAAAGCAATGCTATCTGCGTTAGCTAACCGCCCGGACGGTGTATTAGTATCTGAAGAAACAGTTACTGATTTTCAGCTCAAGCCGGGCGATAAGCTTATTCTCCGGTTACAAAACGCCAGAGATCATCAATACCATGCGGTTCCATTTCATTTTATAGGTGTTGCCAGGGAGTTTCCCACAGCTCCCAAAGACTCCTTTTTGGTTGCAAACGCAAGTTATATTGCCCAGCAAACTGGGTCATCGGCAGCAGAAACAATTTTAATTCGCACTCGGACTGATCCGAAAAGTCTTTTACCTCAAGTTCGATCCGTGGTCAATTCACTTCCCGGGGTCAGGGTGACTGACATTGGTTCAACTCAAAGTATCATAAGTTCAAGCCTTACCGCAGTTGATCTTCGTGGGCTAACTCGTCTTGAACTAATCTATGCGCTTTTACTGATCTTAGGAGCGACCGGGTTAGTTTTGGCATTAGGGCTGGTGGAACGGAAACGTACATTCTCAATTCTTGCGGCGCTCGGTGCTAACAGGAAACAATTGGGCTCTTTTTTATGGAGCGAGGGGCTTCTAATTCTTGTAGGCGGAGTGTTAACCGGTTTGACTCTTGGTTTCATAATCGCGGAGGTATTGGTAAAAGTACTTACAGGAGTTTTCGACCCACCACCTCAGTTTTTGTTTATTCCGTGGAGTTATCTCACATTAATACTGGCGGCTGGTAGTTTTGCGGTGATTGTTGCGGTATTTGCGGCACAGGCTATTTCTCAAAAACAAGTGGTAAAAGCTTTACGACAGAATTAAAATTGACTTAAAGGATAACAACTATTTTCCTAGAAAATATTAATGGTTACCACTATTTAATAGCTTAGTCAGTCGTTAGAAGGGGAGTTCTCTATGCGGATATTGGTTGTGGAGGATGAAAAACGCATAGCTTCATTTATAAAGCGGGGGCTGGAGGAAGAAACCTACGCCGTAGATGTTGCCTATG encodes the following:
- a CDS encoding ABC transporter permease; the encoded protein is MLLWLKGSIFKRGGRHLGVALGVAITVSLLASMGAFISSSARSMTSRAIANIPVDWQILLRPGSNKTAVKTEIGKAIKITSIEEVGYADAAGFVAQTGASIQTTGPGKVLGISPEYWKRFPAQIRHLLGKNTGVLAAQQTAANLHVTIGDKVSVERVGLAPVELTIDGIIDLPNADSLFQAIGMPAGVAPQAPPDNVLLVPDQLWHKLFDPQMQIRPDSVRSQLHVKIAHDHLPGDPTSAYLSAQRLANNVEARIAGNGIIGDNLASRLDGVREDALYARVLFLFLGLPGTILAVILTLAVTASGKHRRRREQALLRTRGASRMQIFALAGVEAILVALVGTLLGFILTYVNAKYIAAFDLRMDSSMLIWILLATLAGILLTVLAVLYPAWNEISCSTVAAARAVIGKKRKPLWQRTFVDVILLILAMATFWRTTSSSYQLVLAPEGVAQTSVDYQAFIAPLCLWIGGALLFIRLWSFGIERGKKALAKTIRPIAHGLSTVVASSLSKQRFLITNGIVIVALAFSFAVSTAIFNTTYNAQSHVDAELTNGADITVTGSTSEPPSSKLSNLKLIPSIIAIQPMQHRFAYVGNDLQDIFGIDPLHISDATNISDAYFKGGNAKAMLSALANRPDGVLVSEETVTDFQLKPGDKLILRLQNARDHQYHAVPFHFIGVAREFPTAPKDSFLVANASYIAQQTGSSAAETILIRTRTDPKSLLPQVRSVVNSLPGVRVTDIGSTQSIISSSLTAVDLRGLTRLELIYALLLILGATGLVLALGLVERKRTFSILAALGANRKQLGSFLWSEGLLILVGGVLTGLTLGFIIAEVLVKVLTGVFDPPPQFLFIPWSYLTLILAAGSFAVIVAVFAAQAISQKQVVKALRQN